A DNA window from Pseudomonas wuhanensis contains the following coding sequences:
- the ypfJ gene encoding KPN_02809 family neutral zinc metallopeptidase, which yields MLWKKGRRSDNVVDARGDDVGGGGGGMRFGGGKGLSLTAILLIVGIGWITGQDPMQILGQLTGQMSEQSAPAPTQTRKAPPANDEGAEFVRSILGDTEDTWRQIFQQADRQYKDPTLVLFSNRVNSACGLASSATGPFYCPADQKVYLDTSFFQEMSQRFSAAGDFAQAYVIAHEVGHHVQTLLGVSAKIQAARQQGRQMEGDNGLLVRQELQADCLAGVWANHAQKRLNWLEPGDIEEALNAANAIGDDRLQQQGQGRVVPDSFTHGTSAQRVRWFKAGFAQGQVGQCDTFAAKNL from the coding sequence ATGCTTTGGAAAAAAGGCCGACGCAGCGACAACGTGGTCGATGCCCGTGGTGATGATGTCGGTGGTGGGGGCGGTGGGATGCGTTTCGGTGGAGGCAAGGGCCTGAGCCTGACGGCGATCCTGTTGATCGTCGGGATCGGCTGGATCACCGGCCAGGACCCGATGCAGATTCTCGGCCAACTGACCGGGCAGATGAGCGAGCAATCGGCCCCGGCCCCCACCCAAACCCGCAAGGCGCCACCGGCCAATGATGAAGGGGCCGAGTTCGTGCGCTCGATCCTCGGCGATACCGAAGACACCTGGCGCCAGATTTTCCAGCAGGCCGATCGGCAATATAAAGACCCGACCCTGGTGCTGTTCAGCAACCGCGTCAACTCGGCCTGCGGCCTGGCGTCTTCGGCAACCGGTCCCTTCTATTGCCCGGCTGACCAGAAGGTCTATCTCGATACGAGTTTCTTTCAGGAGATGTCCCAACGCTTTTCCGCCGCGGGCGACTTCGCCCAAGCCTACGTGATCGCTCACGAGGTCGGACACCACGTGCAGACCTTGCTCGGCGTTTCAGCGAAAATTCAGGCCGCTCGCCAGCAGGGCCGGCAGATGGAAGGCGACAATGGTTTGCTGGTGCGTCAGGAACTGCAGGCCGATTGCCTGGCCGGGGTCTGGGCCAACCATGCGCAAAAACGTCTGAACTGGCTGGAGCCCGGTGACATCGAAGAAGCCTTGAACGCCGCCAACGCCATCGGCGACGACCGCTTGCAACAGCAAGGTCAGGGCCGCGTGGTGCCGGACTCCTTCACTCACGGCACTTCGGCCCAGCGAGTGCGCTGGTTCAAGGCCGGATTCGCACAAGGCCAGGTTGGCCAGTGCGATACCTTTGCCGCGAAGAATCTGTGA
- a CDS encoding IclR family transcriptional regulator, which translates to MAGSQIERVFSVLESLTGEPQGLPMQTLAEQLDIPKSATHRLLAELIRLGYVRQNPENLRYHLSTKLVAMGFRYLSGSGADIVQPVLDRLARETGELVRLGVIEGERQTWIAKSQGARSGLRYDPDMGRDAPLFYTASGHAWLACMSDAEALSLVERQAVEKPEGLGPNAPRSNIELLERLRLAREQGYAWVEESSAVGTSAIAAVIRHPLQGRVIGVLSIAGPSARMPGARLHELAPTLLAFAQELSAASQASELFS; encoded by the coding sequence ATGGCAGGCAGTCAGATCGAACGTGTTTTCAGCGTGCTGGAAAGCCTTACCGGTGAACCCCAAGGTTTACCGATGCAGACGCTGGCCGAGCAACTGGACATCCCCAAGAGCGCGACCCACCGTCTACTCGCCGAACTGATTCGTTTGGGGTATGTGCGGCAGAACCCGGAAAACCTGCGCTATCACTTATCGACCAAACTGGTCGCCATGGGCTTTCGCTACTTGTCCGGCAGTGGTGCGGATATTGTGCAGCCGGTGCTGGATCGGCTGGCCCGGGAGACCGGCGAGCTGGTGCGTCTGGGGGTGATCGAAGGCGAGCGTCAGACCTGGATCGCCAAATCCCAGGGAGCCCGTTCCGGCCTGCGTTACGACCCGGACATGGGGCGCGATGCGCCGCTGTTCTATACCGCTTCCGGGCATGCGTGGCTGGCCTGCATGAGCGATGCCGAAGCGTTGTCGCTGGTTGAGCGCCAGGCGGTCGAGAAGCCCGAGGGCCTGGGGCCCAATGCGCCACGCTCCAACATCGAACTGCTGGAGCGGCTGCGCCTGGCGCGCGAGCAGGGCTATGCCTGGGTCGAGGAAAGTTCGGCGGTAGGCACGTCGGCGATTGCTGCCGTTATCCGTCATCCATTACAGGGGCGAGTGATCGGCGTGCTCAGCATTGCCGGACCGAGCGCGCGGATGCCGGGCGCGCGACTGCATGAACTGGCACCGACGTTGTTGGCGTTCGCCCAAGAGCTTTCGGCAGCGAGTCAGGCGTCGGAACTCTTTAGCTGA
- a CDS encoding DMT family transporter, with product MTSPISTPLSGVNHPFKGILLVVVATFLFSSHDALSKYLSGFYPVVMVVWARYVIHTLLMAGIFLPQSGLRVLRTKRPLLQLMRALCLLGTSLLFTCALLFIPLAEATAVNFLAPVLVTALSVPLLGEQVTRGQWLAVICGFIGVLIIVHPGGELFTPAVLLPFCSALFFCFYQLLTRKLSEIDSPTTSNFFAGLCNTLVMSALVPFFWQVPSLGHGVLMVALGACGMTAHLFLTQAFRHAAPALLAPFGYCQIVFAGLLGWLLFSHTPTLTTVVGIAVICCSGLAAAWQQSRRQEEGGRSGIRPAGGREFTR from the coding sequence TTGACGTCGCCTATCAGCACCCCACTCTCCGGCGTCAATCATCCTTTCAAAGGCATCCTGCTGGTGGTGGTCGCGACCTTTCTGTTTTCCAGCCATGACGCCTTGTCGAAATACCTCAGCGGGTTCTATCCGGTCGTCATGGTGGTCTGGGCTCGCTATGTGATTCACACCTTGTTGATGGCCGGGATTTTTCTGCCGCAATCCGGGTTGCGTGTCCTGCGCACCAAGCGGCCTTTGCTGCAGTTGATGCGGGCGTTGTGCTTATTGGGAACCAGCCTGCTGTTTACCTGTGCGCTGTTGTTCATTCCGTTGGCCGAAGCCACGGCGGTGAATTTTCTTGCACCGGTATTGGTGACGGCATTGTCGGTGCCACTGCTCGGCGAGCAGGTGACGCGCGGCCAATGGCTGGCGGTCATTTGCGGGTTCATCGGGGTGTTGATCATCGTCCATCCCGGCGGCGAGCTGTTCACGCCTGCGGTGCTGCTGCCGTTCTGCTCGGCGCTGTTTTTCTGCTTCTATCAGCTGCTCACCCGCAAGCTCAGCGAAATCGACAGCCCGACCACCAGTAACTTTTTCGCCGGGCTTTGTAATACGTTGGTGATGAGTGCGCTGGTGCCGTTCTTCTGGCAGGTCCCAAGCCTGGGTCATGGGGTTTTAATGGTGGCGCTGGGGGCGTGCGGGATGACGGCGCATCTGTTTCTGACTCAGGCTTTCCGTCACGCCGCGCCCGCGTTGTTGGCGCCGTTCGGCTATTGCCAGATTGTATTTGCCGGTTTGCTGGGCTGGTTGCTGTTTTCTCACACGCCGACCCTGACCACGGTGGTCGGGATCGCGGTGATTTGCTGCAGCGGGTTGGCGGCAGCCTGGCAACAGAGTCGTCGACAAGAGGAGGGAGGCAGGTCTGGAATCAGACCTGCCGGAGGAAGGGAGTTTACTCGGTGA
- a CDS encoding MFS transporter, producing the protein MFPSQSSRVASAQSVATGGIGDKIRGAMAVGKTRWGMLALVFFATTLNYIDRAALGVMQPILAKEMSWTAMDYANINFWFQVGYAIGFVLQGRLIDRVGVKRVFFCAVLLWSLATGAHGLATSAVGFMVCRFILGLTEAANYPACVKTTRLWFPAGERAVATGIFNAGTNVGAMFTPMLLPLILHAWGWQAAFLCMAALGGIWLLFWGLKYFNPEDHPSVKQSELDYIQKEAEPEQSRVPFSRILRMRGTWAFALAYSITAPVFWFYLYWLPPFLNQQYNLGINVTQMGIPLIIIYLTADFGSVGGGILSSFLIGRGVNPIKARLMSMFLFACCIIGVVMAAGSSSLWLAVFAISLAIGAHQAWTANIWSLVMDYTPKHMMSTVFGFGGMCAAIGGMFMTQLVGHILTITNNNYTVLFTMIPAMYFIALIWMYFMAPRKIPTVTE; encoded by the coding sequence ATGTTTCCTTCTCAAAGCTCTCGCGTGGCCTCGGCCCAAAGCGTCGCCACTGGCGGCATCGGCGACAAAATTCGCGGCGCCATGGCCGTCGGCAAAACCCGTTGGGGGATGCTGGCGCTGGTGTTTTTCGCCACCACCCTGAACTACATCGACCGCGCCGCCCTGGGCGTCATGCAGCCGATTCTGGCCAAGGAAATGAGCTGGACGGCGATGGATTACGCCAACATCAACTTCTGGTTTCAGGTCGGCTACGCCATCGGCTTTGTGCTGCAGGGCCGGTTGATCGACCGGGTCGGCGTCAAACGCGTGTTCTTCTGCGCGGTGCTGCTCTGGAGCCTGGCCACCGGCGCTCACGGCCTGGCCACTTCGGCGGTGGGCTTCATGGTCTGCCGGTTCATTCTCGGTTTGACTGAAGCGGCGAATTACCCCGCCTGCGTGAAAACCACCCGGTTGTGGTTCCCCGCCGGCGAGCGTGCCGTGGCCACCGGCATCTTCAACGCCGGGACCAACGTCGGTGCGATGTTCACGCCCATGCTGCTGCCACTGATCCTCCACGCCTGGGGCTGGCAAGCCGCGTTCCTGTGCATGGCGGCACTGGGCGGCATCTGGTTGCTGTTCTGGGGTCTGAAGTACTTCAACCCGGAAGATCACCCGAGCGTCAAACAATCGGAACTGGACTACATCCAGAAGGAAGCCGAGCCGGAACAATCCCGCGTACCGTTCTCACGAATCCTGCGCATGCGTGGCACCTGGGCCTTCGCCCTCGCCTACTCGATCACCGCGCCGGTGTTCTGGTTCTACCTGTACTGGCTGCCGCCGTTCCTCAATCAGCAATACAACCTGGGGATCAACGTGACCCAAATGGGTATCCCGCTGATCATCATCTACCTCACGGCTGACTTCGGCAGTGTCGGCGGCGGCATCCTGTCCTCGTTCCTGATCGGTCGCGGGGTCAACCCGATCAAGGCGCGACTGATGTCCATGTTCCTGTTCGCCTGCTGCATCATCGGCGTGGTCATGGCCGCCGGCTCGAGCAGTCTGTGGCTCGCGGTGTTTGCCATCTCCCTGGCCATCGGTGCTCACCAGGCCTGGACCGCGAACATCTGGAGCCTGGTAATGGACTACACGCCCAAGCACATGATGAGTACGGTGTTCGGCTTCGGCGGGATGTGCGCGGCAATTGGCGGGATGTTCATGACTCAGTTGGTCGGCCACATTCTGACAATCACCAACAACAACTACACCGTGCTGTTCACCATGATTCCGGCGATGTACTTCATCGCGCTGATCTGGATGTACTTCATGGCACCGCGCAAGATTCCTACCGTCACCGAGTAA
- the quiC gene encoding 3-dehydroshikimate dehydratase QuiC, whose amino-acid sequence MQRSIATVSLSGTLPEKLEAIAAAGFDGVEIFENDLLYYDGSPREIRQMCADLGIAITLFQPFRDFEGCRRDRLPRNLERAERKFDLMQELGTDLVLVCSNASADSIGDEQILVDDLRLLAERAGARGLRIGYEALAWGRHVNTWQQVWDIVRQADHPNLGVLLDSFHTLSLKGDPSAIAEIPGDKIFFVQMADAPILAMDVLEWSRHFRCFPGQGEFDLPGFLAPIIKSGYTGPLSLEIFNDGFRAAPPRANAADGLRSLLYLEEKTRQRLEQEATPPAIRDILFDTPSASEYNGIEFLEFAVDESLGAKLSHWLERLGFVKAGQHRSKSVSLLRQGDINLILNSEPYSFAHSFFEAHGPSLCATAVRVKDSASALARAVAYKGQPYRGLVGPNELELAAVRAPDGSLIYLVDQNADVYGTDFNLQPMAVARGGLKRIDHMAMALPADSLDSWVLFYKSLLDFEADDEVVLPDPYGLVKSRALRSRCSSIRLPLNISENRNTAISHALSSYRGSGVHHIAFDCDDIFAEVSRAKEAGVPLLDIPLNYYDDLAARFDFDDEFLSELAYFNVLYDRDAQGGELFHVYTEPFEGRFFFEIIQRKNGYAGYGAANVAVRLAAMAKSRSGGVRQAKL is encoded by the coding sequence ATGCAGCGTTCCATTGCCACCGTTTCCTTGAGCGGCACCCTGCCGGAAAAACTTGAAGCCATTGCCGCCGCCGGTTTTGACGGAGTGGAAATTTTCGAGAACGACCTTCTCTACTACGACGGCAGCCCGCGGGAAATCAGGCAGATGTGCGCCGATCTCGGGATCGCGATTACGCTGTTTCAACCCTTTCGTGATTTCGAAGGTTGCCGCCGCGATCGCCTGCCGCGCAATCTGGAGCGGGCCGAGCGCAAGTTCGATTTGATGCAGGAACTGGGCACCGACCTGGTGCTGGTGTGCAGCAACGCCTCGGCCGACTCCATCGGTGATGAGCAGATTCTGGTCGACGACTTGCGTCTGCTAGCCGAACGGGCCGGCGCTCGAGGCCTGCGGATCGGTTATGAAGCCTTGGCCTGGGGCCGGCACGTGAACACCTGGCAGCAGGTGTGGGACATCGTTCGCCAGGCCGATCATCCGAACCTCGGCGTGTTGCTGGACAGTTTTCATACGCTGTCGCTCAAGGGCGACCCGAGTGCCATCGCCGAGATTCCCGGCGACAAAATCTTCTTCGTGCAAATGGCCGACGCGCCTATCCTGGCCATGGATGTGCTGGAGTGGAGCCGACACTTCCGCTGCTTCCCGGGCCAGGGCGAATTCGATCTGCCGGGGTTCCTCGCACCCATCATCAAAAGTGGCTACACCGGGCCGCTGTCCCTGGAGATCTTCAACGACGGTTTCCGCGCCGCGCCACCCCGGGCCAACGCCGCCGACGGCTTGCGTTCGTTGCTGTACCTGGAAGAGAAAACCCGCCAGCGTCTGGAACAGGAAGCCACGCCCCCGGCCATTCGCGACATTCTGTTCGACACCCCCAGCGCCAGCGAATACAACGGCATCGAGTTTCTTGAATTCGCAGTGGACGAAAGCCTCGGTGCCAAGTTGTCTCATTGGCTGGAGCGACTGGGTTTCGTCAAGGCCGGGCAACACCGTTCCAAGAGTGTCAGCCTGTTGCGTCAGGGCGATATCAACCTGATCCTCAACTCCGAACCTTATTCCTTCGCCCATAGTTTTTTCGAGGCGCACGGCCCATCACTGTGCGCCACCGCCGTGCGGGTCAAGGACAGCGCCAGTGCGCTGGCCCGCGCCGTTGCCTACAAAGGCCAGCCCTATCGCGGACTGGTAGGCCCCAATGAGCTTGAGCTGGCAGCGGTGCGTGCGCCGGATGGCAGCCTGATTTACCTGGTGGACCAAAACGCCGACGTTTACGGCACCGACTTCAATCTGCAACCGATGGCCGTCGCCAGAGGTGGCCTCAAGCGTATCGACCACATGGCGATGGCACTGCCGGCCGACAGCCTCGACAGTTGGGTGCTGTTCTATAAAAGCCTGCTGGATTTCGAAGCCGACGATGAAGTGGTACTGCCCGACCCGTATGGTTTGGTGAAGAGCCGCGCATTGCGCAGCCGCTGCAGTTCGATCCGCCTGCCGCTGAACATTTCCGAGAACCGCAACACCGCCATCTCACACGCACTGTCGAGTTATCGCGGTTCTGGCGTGCATCACATCGCTTTCGATTGCGACGACATCTTTGCCGAAGTCAGTCGCGCCAAGGAGGCGGGCGTGCCGCTGCTGGATATCCCGCTCAACTATTACGATGACCTCGCCGCGCGGTTCGATTTCGACGATGAGTTCCTCAGCGAGCTGGCCTATTTCAACGTGCTTTACGACCGCGATGCTCAGGGCGGCGAGCTGTTTCATGTGTACACCGAACCGTTCGAAGGGCGGTTCTTCTTTGAAATCATCCAGCGCAAAAATGGCTATGCGGGTTACGGCGCGGCCAATGTGGCAGTGCGACTGGCGGCCATGGCTAAATCGCGAAGTGGTGGCGTACGTCAGGCAAAGTTGTAG
- a CDS encoding TetR family transcriptional regulator, with the protein MTIISELSVAPEKPIAEPRKSRKNNPEKTRENILQEAIVEFVQQGLSGARVDAIAERIHTSKRMIYYYFGSKEQLYVEVLEKLYGDIRSTENRLHLAELAPVEAIRRLVEFTFDHHDRNVDFVRIVCIENIHNAEYVKRSDAIKAMNNTILDSLGEILRRGAAEGIFRTGLDPLDVHLLISSFCFYRVSNRHTFSEIFQIDLPDESIKQRHREMICESVLRYLQA; encoded by the coding sequence ATGACAATAATTTCAGAACTCTCCGTAGCGCCCGAAAAGCCAATAGCCGAGCCTCGCAAGAGTCGCAAGAACAACCCGGAAAAAACCCGCGAGAACATCCTTCAAGAGGCCATTGTCGAGTTCGTTCAGCAGGGGCTGTCCGGTGCGCGCGTCGATGCGATCGCCGAGCGCATCCACACCTCCAAACGCATGATCTATTACTACTTCGGCAGTAAGGAGCAGCTCTACGTCGAGGTACTGGAGAAACTCTACGGGGATATCCGCAGCACCGAAAACCGTTTGCACCTGGCCGAACTGGCGCCGGTGGAAGCGATTCGGCGGTTGGTGGAATTCACCTTCGATCACCATGATCGCAATGTCGATTTCGTGCGCATCGTCTGCATCGAGAACATTCACAACGCCGAGTATGTGAAGCGCTCCGATGCGATCAAGGCAATGAACAACACCATCCTCGATTCACTGGGCGAGATCTTGCGACGCGGGGCTGCAGAGGGAATATTCCGCACCGGTCTCGATCCGCTGGATGTGCATCTGCTGATCAGCTCGTTTTGCTTCTATCGCGTGTCGAACCGTCATACCTTCAGTGAGATCTTTCAGATCGACCTGCCGGATGAAAGCATCAAGCAGCGTCATCGGGAGATGATTTGCGAGTCGGTTTTGCGGTATCTGCAGGCCTGA
- a CDS encoding shikimate dehydrogenase has protein sequence MTQNTVVLAGLIGAGIQASRTPALHEHEGDAQGLRYLYRLIDLDQLKLDSSALPDLLMAAERMNFTGLNITFPCKQTIIPLLDELSPEARGIGAVNTVVLKDGKRIGHNTDCLGFAEGFRRGLQGVALERVVQMGAGGAGAAVAHALLSEGVQLLSIFDVDQSRAQSLANNLNQHFGFGRAVAGHDLPGTLGQADGLVNTTPMGMKKLPGTPVPVELLRAQLWVAEIVYFPLETELLRHARALGCRTLDGGNMAVFQAVKAFELFSGVVPDAQRMLAHFQSMNG, from the coding sequence ATGACACAGAACACCGTGGTATTGGCCGGGCTGATCGGCGCCGGCATTCAGGCTTCCCGCACCCCCGCGCTGCACGAGCATGAAGGCGATGCGCAGGGTTTGCGTTACCTGTATCGGTTGATCGATCTGGATCAATTGAAACTCGACAGCAGCGCCCTGCCCGACCTGCTGATGGCTGCCGAACGGATGAATTTCACCGGGCTGAACATCACCTTCCCGTGCAAGCAGACAATCATCCCGTTGCTTGACGAATTGTCGCCGGAAGCCCGCGGTATCGGCGCAGTGAATACGGTGGTGCTGAAGGACGGTAAACGCATCGGCCACAACACCGATTGCCTGGGTTTTGCCGAAGGCTTTCGCCGTGGCTTGCAGGGCGTTGCCCTTGAACGCGTAGTACAAATGGGCGCCGGTGGCGCAGGCGCGGCAGTGGCCCACGCGCTATTGAGCGAAGGTGTACAGCTGCTGAGCATTTTCGATGTGGATCAAAGTCGCGCTCAGTCGCTGGCGAACAACCTCAATCAGCATTTTGGTTTCGGCCGCGCCGTGGCCGGGCATGATTTGCCAGGCACGTTGGGCCAGGCTGACGGTCTGGTGAATACCACGCCGATGGGTATGAAAAAACTGCCGGGTACACCCGTGCCGGTGGAGTTGCTTCGAGCGCAGTTGTGGGTCGCGGAGATCGTTTACTTCCCGCTGGAAACCGAACTGCTGCGCCACGCCCGCGCGCTGGGTTGCCGAACCCTGGATGGCGGCAACATGGCGGTGTTTCAGGCGGTGAAGGCGTTTGAGTTATTCAGCGGCGTGGTGCCGGATGCCCAGCGGATGCTGGCGCATTTTCAGAGCATGAATGGTTGA
- the aroQ gene encoding type II 3-dehydroquinate dehydratase, whose translation MSPIVLVLNGPNLNLLGTREPATYGHETLADISALCGRTAEEFGLTVEFRQTNHEGELLDWIHAARGRCAGIVINPAAWTHTSVAIRDALVASELPVIEVHLSNVHAREPFRHHSFVSSIATAVMCGFGSHGYRLALEHFSQRLKG comes from the coding sequence ATGTCCCCTATCGTTCTGGTGCTCAACGGCCCGAACCTGAACCTGCTGGGCACCCGTGAACCGGCGACTTATGGCCACGAAACCCTGGCGGACATTTCCGCACTGTGCGGTCGTACTGCCGAAGAGTTCGGCCTGACAGTGGAGTTTCGCCAGACCAACCATGAAGGCGAACTGCTCGACTGGATCCACGCCGCCCGTGGTCGTTGCGCCGGGATCGTCATCAACCCTGCCGCCTGGACTCACACCTCGGTCGCCATTCGCGATGCCCTGGTCGCCAGCGAACTGCCGGTGATCGAAGTGCATCTGTCCAACGTCCATGCCCGCGAACCCTTCCGGCATCACTCCTTTGTCTCGTCCATCGCCACGGCGGTGATGTGCGGTTTCGGCAGCCACGGCTATCGTTTGGCGCTGGAGCATTTCAGCCAACGTTTGAAAGGTTAA
- a CDS encoding LysR family transcriptional regulator encodes MQRHFDDLQLGSIELFCLAAEAGSFTAAALVAGVTPAAVSRSVSRMEERLGVRLFARTTRSVKLTDSGRRYFEECREALAQLVEAQREVMGQQQEPSGTLRISIPTTYAHHRILPLLPAFRALFPAVKVEAHISNRNIDFVGEGYDMAIRVRAIPDSGLIARPLEDAALVMIASPDYLNRAGTPKTLDDLAQHECIQYELPSSGRRIAWLFNDNGAPREMLAEGNYCCSDDVLGGVTLAKSGAGIFQTYRFIVENELADGSLVEVLKPYSGCSRPFTLLYPQSRHVPLRLRAFIDFLVERLPR; translated from the coding sequence ATGCAGCGACATTTCGACGATCTTCAATTAGGCAGCATCGAACTGTTTTGCCTGGCCGCCGAAGCCGGCAGCTTTACTGCCGCGGCCCTGGTGGCGGGCGTGACCCCGGCCGCCGTCAGCCGCTCGGTGTCGCGTATGGAGGAACGTTTGGGCGTACGGCTGTTTGCGCGCACCACCCGCAGCGTCAAGCTGACTGACAGTGGCCGGCGTTATTTCGAGGAGTGTCGTGAGGCTCTCGCACAACTGGTCGAGGCTCAGCGCGAGGTGATGGGGCAGCAGCAAGAACCCTCCGGCACCTTGCGCATCAGCATTCCCACGACCTATGCCCATCATCGAATCCTGCCGTTGCTGCCTGCGTTTCGGGCTCTCTTTCCTGCCGTGAAAGTCGAGGCGCATATCAGCAATCGCAACATCGATTTCGTCGGCGAAGGCTATGACATGGCAATCCGTGTGCGGGCCATTCCCGACTCCGGGCTGATTGCCCGGCCGTTGGAGGACGCCGCGCTGGTGATGATTGCCAGCCCTGATTACCTGAATCGCGCCGGCACCCCAAAGACCCTGGATGACTTGGCTCAGCACGAATGCATTCAGTACGAACTGCCCAGCAGTGGGCGACGGATTGCCTGGCTGTTCAACGACAACGGCGCGCCGCGGGAGATGTTGGCCGAGGGCAATTACTGCTGCTCCGATGACGTATTGGGCGGCGTGACGCTGGCAAAAAGCGGCGCCGGGATCTTTCAAACCTATCGCTTCATCGTCGAAAACGAACTGGCGGACGGTTCGCTGGTGGAAGTGCTCAAGCCCTATAGCGGATGCTCCCGCCCCTTCACTCTGCTGTACCCGCAAAGCCGCCATGTGCCGTTGCGGTTAAGAGCCTTTATCGATTTTCTGGTTGAGCGTCTGCCGCGCTGA
- a CDS encoding DUF4160 domain-containing protein, whose protein sequence is MNVCRYKGFSLVVMLRDEHCPPHVHVDAGTWSARFRFSFWHNGVELWDVVPQSHRPPLAVLEGLRQTLRQPAHLRRARGIWWSKLQTACLDNQLWDWQGNEVVVMKRIASTTYMIGSARYEPESNKTLLALMGAPEGVEIEL, encoded by the coding sequence ATGAACGTATGCCGCTACAAAGGGTTTTCACTGGTGGTCATGTTGCGTGATGAACACTGTCCGCCGCACGTTCACGTCGACGCAGGCACATGGAGTGCGCGCTTCAGGTTCAGCTTCTGGCACAACGGTGTCGAGCTCTGGGATGTCGTCCCTCAATCACATCGACCTCCTTTGGCTGTGCTGGAGGGATTGCGCCAGACACTCAGGCAACCTGCCCATTTACGGCGAGCCCGTGGCATCTGGTGGAGCAAATTGCAGACGGCTTGCCTCGACAATCAGTTATGGGATTGGCAGGGCAATGAAGTGGTCGTGATGAAGAGGATTGCCAGCACGACTTACATGATTGGTTCGGCTCGCTATGAGCCGGAGAGCAACAAGACCCTGCTGGCCTTGATGGGAGCACCCGAGGGCGTGGAGATCGAATTATGA
- a CDS encoding DUF2442 domain-containing protein, whose translation MKTISAKMQVEHPVTEGALDEAIESGEARRRAGLNATTVIFLDPCLAVGFEDGSGVLLPVKNYPEFDGFETEDFAGLKVGFAGAALCHEDKELQVSIAGLISASKPLMDMAASVIASRNGRQSSAAKAEAARANGKKGGRPRKVDVAR comes from the coding sequence ATGAAAACTATAAGCGCAAAAATGCAGGTCGAGCACCCAGTGACCGAAGGCGCCCTGGACGAAGCGATCGAGAGTGGTGAGGCGCGTCGTCGTGCCGGATTGAATGCGACGACGGTGATCTTTCTTGATCCGTGTCTCGCCGTCGGCTTCGAGGATGGCAGCGGTGTGTTGTTGCCAGTAAAAAACTATCCGGAGTTCGATGGTTTTGAGACCGAGGATTTCGCCGGGCTGAAAGTCGGTTTCGCCGGAGCCGCGCTTTGTCATGAAGACAAGGAATTGCAGGTGTCCATCGCCGGTTTGATTTCGGCGAGTAAACCCCTTATGGATATGGCCGCCTCGGTGATCGCCTCGCGCAATGGTCGTCAGAGCAGCGCGGCGAAGGCCGAGGCTGCGCGGGCTAACGGCAAGAAGGGCGGTCGCCCGCGCAAGGTCGATGTGGCGCGTTGA